The Candidatus Cloacimonadota bacterium genome contains a region encoding:
- a CDS encoding arsenate reductase ArsC codes for MKEVGIDISSHKPEAVQKYLNNEFDYVITVCDGAKESCPVFTGKVAHRLHISFDDPHGKSMEIFRRVRDEIKAKIDEFSQNFREEN; via the coding sequence GATGAAAGAAGTGGGAATTGACATTTCCTCTCATAAACCGGAAGCTGTGCAAAAATATCTAAATAATGAATTTGATTATGTGATCACCGTTTGCGACGGAGCCAAAGAATCTTGTCCGGTTTTTACAGGAAAGGTAGCGCATAGACTTCACATTAGCTTTGATGATCCGCACGGGAAATCTATGGAAATATTTAGAAGAGTGCGTGATGAGATCAAAGCAAAAATAGATGAATTTTCTCAAAATTTCAGGGAGGAAAATTGA